A window of the Lysinibacillus irui genome harbors these coding sequences:
- a CDS encoding ABC transporter permease → MTQAIVNETRKRNTLLRKLLKNKLASIGLIIVTLMGIIAIFAPLIATHPPNEMLVGKSFLPMNTEGHLLGTDNYGRDLFSRLVYGTRISMIVGIAAVLFGAVFGTLLGLVAGYFGGRIDSIIMRTMDGLFAFPFILLAITLMTVLGQGLVNVIVAIGIANIPGFARLVRGQVLSVKEEEFIEVTHSLGATHRRVIFSHILPNCLAPLIVYGTMSTAGAIISEAALSFLGLGVQPPTASWGSILKDGKDFLVLNPQMATFSGICILLTVLGINLLGDGLRDALDPKMKV, encoded by the coding sequence ATGACTCAAGCAATCGTCAATGAAACGAGAAAAAGAAATACATTGTTGCGGAAGTTGCTAAAAAATAAATTAGCATCAATTGGCTTAATTATTGTAACGTTGATGGGCATTATTGCTATTTTTGCACCTCTGATTGCTACCCATCCACCGAATGAAATGCTTGTTGGTAAATCATTTTTACCTATGAATACCGAAGGACATTTACTAGGAACAGATAACTATGGTCGTGATTTGTTTAGTCGGTTAGTTTATGGTACTCGAATTTCAATGATTGTTGGCATTGCAGCAGTGTTATTTGGCGCTGTGTTTGGCACGTTATTAGGCTTAGTTGCAGGATATTTTGGTGGTCGTATTGATTCTATTATCATGCGCACAATGGATGGTCTTTTCGCATTTCCATTCATTTTACTAGCGATTACGTTAATGACGGTATTAGGACAAGGGCTTGTCAATGTTATTGTTGCCATTGGTATTGCTAATATCCCAGGGTTCGCAAGGCTTGTTCGTGGCCAAGTATTAAGCGTTAAAGAGGAAGAATTTATCGAAGTCACTCATTCTTTAGGCGCTACACATAGACGGGTAATTTTTAGTCATATACTACCGAATTGTTTAGCACCATTAATTGTTTACGGAACGATGAGTACAGCAGGCGCTATTATTTCAGAGGCAGCCCTTAGCTTTTTAGGTTTAGGGGTTCAACCACCAACCGCTTCCTGGGGCAGTATTTTAAAGGATGGTAAAGACTTTTTAGTATTAAACCCCCAAATGGCAACATTTTCAGGTATTTGTATTTTACTAACTGTTCTTGGTATTAACCTTTTAGGTGATGGATTGCGCGATGCATTAGATCCGAAAATGAAAGTCTAA
- a CDS encoding ABC transporter ATP-binding protein, with protein sequence MTERLLDVENLTVEFKSSGSTMKAVNGVNLQLNKKETLGIVGESGSGKSVTATALMRLIPSPPGKITNGKIQFNGRDLMAISEKEMRNVRGNEMSMIFQDPITSLNPVLTVGNQIIEVIQAHENISKKDAAFKAVDMLKMVGIPEPEKRLKMYPHEFSGGMRQRVMIAIALACNPKLLIADEPTTALDVTVQAQILDLMKKLQQEHDTAIIMITHDLGVVWELCDKVNVMYAGRTVESTTTRQLYEKPLHPYTWGLLESQITMGTQGQQRLPAIPGSPPDLTMPHSGCHFSARCPLATDLCRSTVPDLVEVQDNHFVACHLQSKEQIVARKEGIFNATAQ encoded by the coding sequence ATGACTGAACGTTTACTAGATGTAGAAAATTTAACAGTAGAATTTAAAAGTAGCGGCTCTACGATGAAAGCTGTCAATGGAGTTAATTTACAATTAAATAAGAAGGAAACATTAGGTATTGTGGGAGAGTCAGGGTCAGGAAAGAGTGTGACTGCTACTGCTCTTATGCGTTTAATTCCATCTCCGCCAGGAAAGATAACGAATGGAAAAATTCAATTCAATGGCCGTGATTTAATGGCTATTTCTGAGAAAGAAATGCGTAATGTACGGGGCAATGAAATGTCGATGATTTTCCAAGATCCAATTACAAGCTTGAATCCTGTACTAACCGTGGGCAATCAAATTATAGAGGTCATCCAAGCACATGAAAATATATCGAAAAAGGATGCTGCTTTCAAAGCTGTAGATATGTTGAAAATGGTAGGCATTCCTGAACCTGAAAAGCGTTTGAAAATGTATCCACATGAATTTTCAGGTGGAATGCGTCAACGTGTCATGATTGCTATTGCACTTGCTTGTAATCCAAAGCTACTCATTGCCGATGAACCAACAACTGCACTAGATGTAACCGTGCAGGCTCAAATTCTTGATTTGATGAAGAAATTACAGCAAGAACATGATACAGCCATCATTATGATTACGCATGATTTAGGTGTCGTTTGGGAGCTTTGTGACAAAGTAAATGTCATGTATGCAGGACGTACTGTGGAATCTACAACGACAAGACAACTCTATGAAAAACCGTTACATCCTTATACTTGGGGATTATTAGAATCTCAAATTACAATGGGCACACAAGGTCAACAAAGATTACCAGCCATTCCTGGTAGTCCGCCAGATTTAACTATGCCACATAGCGGCTGCCATTTCTCAGCACGGTGTCCTTTAGCAACAGATCTTTGCCGTAGTACTGTTCCTGACTTAGTGGAAGTGCAGGATAATCATTTTGTGGCTTGTCATTTACAATCAAAAGAACAAATTGTCGCAAGGAAGGAGGGAATTTTTAATGCAACAGCACAATGA
- a CDS encoding ABC transporter permease translates to MGSFILKRLVNLIPTLLVVGIIVFIITRMIPGDPAAVMLGPQASVEDVENLREELGLNKSMPSQFISYVGDLAQLNLGYSYSYSESVIGLIIERFPNTVILALAALLIAVIIGIPAGILAARKQNTIIDYIVMLVSLVGVSMPIFWLGIMLVLFFSVNLGWFPATGMGNISDGLWTYVKHLILPAFALATIPMATFARITRSSMLEVISQDYIKTARSKGIKEYLVIGKHALKNALTPILTVLGMQISNLLGGAVLTETIFSWPGMGRLIVDAIDKRDFVVVQGTVIFIAFIFVLINLIVDVLYKVVNPKVNLESDGGKK, encoded by the coding sequence ATGGGCTCATTTATTTTAAAAAGGTTAGTGAACCTTATTCCAACACTGCTAGTAGTAGGGATTATCGTCTTTATTATTACGCGAATGATTCCAGGCGATCCAGCTGCAGTTATGCTTGGGCCACAAGCCAGTGTGGAAGATGTAGAAAATTTAAGAGAAGAGCTAGGTTTAAATAAATCAATGCCTTCACAATTTATTTCATATGTAGGAGACTTGGCGCAGTTAAATTTAGGATATTCCTATTCTTATAGTGAGTCTGTCATCGGGCTTATTATCGAAAGATTTCCTAACACAGTCATACTTGCATTAGCAGCTTTGTTAATAGCCGTCATCATCGGAATACCAGCAGGCATCCTAGCAGCTAGAAAGCAAAATACAATCATTGATTATATTGTCATGCTTGTGTCATTAGTCGGTGTATCTATGCCAATTTTTTGGTTGGGGATTATGCTTGTCTTATTTTTCAGTGTCAATCTTGGTTGGTTCCCTGCGACTGGGATGGGGAATATCAGTGATGGTCTTTGGACATATGTGAAGCATTTAATCTTGCCAGCATTTGCTTTAGCAACAATTCCAATGGCGACCTTCGCACGGATTACACGTTCTAGTATGCTAGAGGTTATTTCACAAGATTATATTAAAACAGCTCGATCTAAAGGGATCAAAGAATATTTAGTGATTGGGAAACATGCATTGAAAAATGCGCTAACACCTATTTTAACGGTACTAGGTATGCAAATTTCAAATTTACTTGGTGGGGCGGTTTTAACAGAAACTATTTTTAGTTGGCCTGGTATGGGGCGGTTGATTGTAGACGCTATTGATAAACGTGATTTTGTAGTCGTACAAGGAACTGTCATTTTCATTGCGTTTATCTTTGTGCTTATAAACTTAATCGTCGATGTGCTTTATAAAGTTGTAAATCCTAAGGTCAACTTAGAATCGGATGGGGGGAAAAAATAA